One window from the genome of Pseudomonas frederiksbergensis encodes:
- a CDS encoding methyl-accepting chemotaxis protein translates to MFLQKSLRAQILALLSGSLLAMLLIALASFHFLSDGIHNYRNLIDGPLRASQLIDEANLQFKVQVQEWKNVLLRGKQPADMDKYWKQFEERQRDVQNLLGELTRHEGVPASIRTRIERLRGEHAQLGAAYQKGRDAFVASGADAAAGDAAVKGVDRAASEQMSELVIELHKLGDEQSALISTGANRTILLGTVIMLVSGLLVGLLSLWLVNRNLVQPIRNLIEYVTQLSRGRFAERVTSTRQDELGDLALAANTLRDFLAETFTRLQRSATELDSASGELNAIASLMSQGTSEQFERTDQVATAMNEMSATAQEVARHAADAARAADDADHSAQLGEKVMQGTIHTITQMRGEIANTATVIRRLETDSGRIGKVLEVIRGIAEQTNLLALNAAIEAARAGEAGRGFAVVADEVRSLAQRTASSIIEINQIIQTVQTGAVDAAQAIESGQSRSEESVEQVTQAGEMLERITQAVEAIRDMNRQIATAAEEQTSVAEDISRNLTEITCIASTNLDNVQRTEAASRDLHGLSGQLNEVTARLSA, encoded by the coding sequence ATGTTTCTACAAAAATCCCTGAGAGCGCAGATTCTGGCCCTGCTGAGCGGCAGTCTGCTGGCAATGCTGCTGATCGCGCTGGCGTCCTTTCACTTCCTGTCCGATGGCATTCATAACTATCGCAACCTGATCGATGGTCCGTTGCGCGCCTCGCAACTGATCGATGAGGCCAATCTGCAATTCAAGGTCCAGGTCCAGGAATGGAAGAACGTCCTGCTGCGTGGCAAGCAGCCGGCGGACATGGATAAATACTGGAAGCAGTTCGAGGAACGCCAGCGCGACGTTCAGAATCTGCTGGGTGAGTTGACCAGGCATGAAGGTGTTCCGGCGTCGATCAGGACACGCATCGAACGTCTGCGCGGTGAGCACGCGCAACTGGGCGCAGCCTATCAAAAGGGCCGTGATGCGTTTGTCGCCTCTGGCGCAGACGCCGCGGCGGGGGATGCGGCGGTCAAGGGTGTGGACCGTGCCGCCAGTGAGCAGATGAGCGAATTGGTGATAGAGCTGCATAAACTGGGCGATGAACAATCGGCGTTGATCAGTACCGGAGCTAATCGCACGATCCTGCTGGGCACGGTGATCATGCTGGTGTCGGGGTTGCTGGTCGGCTTGCTGAGTCTGTGGTTGGTCAACCGCAACCTGGTGCAGCCAATCCGTAACTTGATCGAATACGTGACTCAACTGAGCCGTGGCCGTTTTGCCGAGCGCGTAACGAGCACCCGTCAAGACGAATTGGGCGACCTGGCCCTGGCGGCAAATACGCTGCGTGATTTCCTCGCTGAAACCTTTACCCGCCTGCAACGCAGCGCCACGGAGCTGGACAGCGCAAGCGGCGAACTCAACGCCATTGCGAGTCTGATGAGCCAGGGCACCAGCGAACAATTCGAACGCACTGACCAGGTGGCGACCGCGATGAATGAAATGTCCGCCACCGCCCAGGAGGTCGCCCGCCATGCCGCCGACGCGGCGCGGGCCGCCGATGATGCCGATCACTCGGCGCAGCTGGGCGAGAAAGTCATGCAAGGCACCATCCACACCATCACCCAGATGCGCGGCGAAATCGCCAACACCGCCACGGTGATTCGTCGCCTGGAGACCGACAGCGGGCGCATCGGCAAAGTGCTGGAAGTGATTCGCGGGATCGCCGAACAGACCAACCTGCTGGCGCTCAACGCCGCCATTGAAGCGGCCCGGGCCGGTGAGGCCGGGCGGGGTTTTGCGGTGGTGGCCGATGAAGTGCGCAGCCTGGCCCAGCGTACGGCGTCGTCGATCATCGAGATCAACCAGATCATCCAGACTGTTCAAACCGGTGCGGTGGACGCGGCCCAGGCCATTGAAAGCGGGCAGTCGCGCAGCGAAGAAAGCGTCGAGCAGGTGACCCAGGCCGGCGAGATGCTTGAGCGCATCACCCAGGCTGTCGAGGCGATTCGCGACATGAACCGCCAGATTGCCACGGCGGCTGAAGAACAGACTTCGGTGGCCGAGGATATCTCGCGCAACCTGACGGAGATTACCTGCATCGCCAGCACCAACCTGGACAATGTGCAGCGTACCGAGGCGGCCAGTCGCGATTTGCACGGGTTGTCGGGGCAGTTGAATGAAGTGACGGCGCGGTTGAGTGCCTGA
- a CDS encoding transporter yields the protein MNHSLDQSHRDPDLFGLLYGFRFRPGERGREIGSAQALQSLEQPQEADEFLWLHLNLAHAACERWMKNHLALPEEFFEALHEGSRSTRIEHVDSALLAVVNDVVFNLSNLVSSDVSTLWVCVSSRLIVSARLQPLHSVDKLRSSVKAGESFRSPLELLVHLLRDQGEVLTQIVRKTSISVDQIEDQLLSSRVSTNRAELGSQRRVLVRLQRLLALEPGSLLRLLNRPPQWLQKEDVKELRKSTEEFALIINDLTALGERIKLLQEEIAANLNEQTNRSLFTLTVVTVLALPINIIAGFFGMNVGGVPLEGDPHGFWILVALVATFTLFAGRWAFRKRRDY from the coding sequence ATGAACCACAGCCTCGACCAAAGCCATCGCGACCCGGACCTGTTTGGCCTGCTCTACGGGTTTCGCTTTCGCCCCGGTGAGCGCGGCAGGGAAATCGGTTCGGCCCAGGCCCTGCAAAGCCTGGAACAACCCCAGGAGGCCGATGAATTCCTCTGGTTGCACTTGAACCTCGCCCATGCGGCTTGCGAACGCTGGATGAAAAATCACCTGGCCTTGCCCGAGGAATTCTTCGAAGCCCTGCACGAAGGCTCGCGCTCGACCCGCATCGAGCATGTGGACTCGGCTTTGCTCGCCGTGGTGAACGATGTTGTATTCAACCTCAGCAACCTGGTGTCTTCGGACGTATCCACCTTGTGGGTTTGCGTGAGCAGTCGGCTGATCGTCAGCGCGCGGTTGCAGCCTCTGCACTCGGTCGACAAGCTGCGCTCATCGGTCAAGGCCGGGGAAAGCTTTCGCTCACCGCTGGAGTTACTTGTGCATCTGCTGCGCGACCAGGGCGAAGTGCTGACCCAGATCGTGCGCAAGACCAGCATCAGCGTGGATCAGATCGAAGATCAGCTGCTGTCTTCGCGGGTCTCGACCAATCGCGCCGAACTGGGCAGCCAGCGCCGCGTACTGGTGCGCCTGCAACGCCTGCTGGCCCTGGAGCCCGGGTCGCTGCTGCGCCTGCTCAATCGACCACCGCAATGGTTGCAGAAAGAAGACGTCAAGGAACTGCGCAAATCCACCGAGGAATTCGCGCTGATCATCAACGACCTCACCGCGTTGGGCGAACGGATCAAGCTGTTGCAGGAAGAAATCGCCGCCAACCTCAACGAGCAAACCAATCGATCATTATTCACCTTGACGGTGGTCACGGTACTCGCGCTGCCCATCAACATCATCGCCGGTTTCTTCGGCATGAACGTTGGCGGCGTGCCGCTGGAGGGCGACCCCCACGGCTTCTGGATTCTCGTCGCACTGGTCGCCACGTTCACCCTGTTCGCCGGCCGCTGGGCGTTTCGCAAGCGGCGCGATTATTGA
- a CDS encoding PepSY domain-containing protein, with amino-acid sequence MKTLTALFTAAALTLTAGLAQADDDVPGGEIPALVANKTIMPLDQLEKIAKDLHKEARITDTDLEKRLNGAYEYKVELELGRDEWDVVLDASNGKVLSDRRD; translated from the coding sequence ATGAAAACTTTGACTGCCCTGTTCACCGCTGCCGCTTTGACCCTCACCGCTGGCCTTGCCCAGGCGGACGACGATGTTCCTGGTGGGGAAATTCCTGCACTGGTGGCAAACAAAACGATCATGCCGCTTGATCAGTTGGAAAAAATAGCCAAAGACTTGCACAAAGAAGCTCGCATTACCGACACTGACTTGGAGAAGCGTCTCAACGGTGCTTACGAATACAAAGTCGAACTGGAACTCGGCCGCGATGAGTGGGACGTAGTTTTAGATGCAAGCAATGGCAAGGTTCTGAGCGACCGTCGAGACTAA
- a CDS encoding glycerophosphodiester phosphodiesterase — translation MPITVSRSALMLSLLLGVGQAHALETPSPKALATQLGIPHPAVIAHRGASFDAPESTAPAYKLARDLGADYLELDLQRSKDGVLFVLHDDSLLRTTDVATKFPERKDRTANEFTMAELKTLDAGSWFNAAYPERARPSFAGQKILTLDEVIDIAEGNPKQKPGLYIETKEPKLFPGIERDLKDKLQDRGWLSPSGSKLAKRALGVGQGKGKVVLQTFEKSSLELLHKEMPKVPKILLLWVGEGNIEPRSKVTFAESGETDKAAYYAKQEPKDKAEFEQWVRYAKAHGAIGTGPSAALTHGGSQSYSDLVKPWMNQYTHDQGLLIHVYTVDEPVDFTKVLDAGVDGIFTNRASELLKYFKRPVTGSVAQLLEKHGY, via the coding sequence ATGCCCATCACCGTTTCCCGTAGCGCCCTGATGCTGAGCCTGCTGCTTGGCGTCGGACAAGCACATGCCCTCGAAACGCCAAGCCCCAAGGCGCTGGCAACCCAACTGGGTATTCCCCATCCAGCGGTCATCGCCCATCGCGGCGCCTCGTTCGACGCACCGGAATCCACCGCCCCCGCCTACAAGCTGGCCCGCGACCTGGGTGCCGACTACTTGGAACTGGACCTGCAGCGCAGTAAAGATGGGGTGCTGTTCGTCCTCCATGACGACAGCCTGCTGCGCACCACCGATGTCGCGACCAAGTTTCCCGAACGCAAGGACCGCACCGCCAATGAATTCACCATGGCGGAACTCAAAACCCTCGATGCCGGCAGCTGGTTCAATGCCGCCTATCCAGAGCGTGCTCGGCCGTCATTCGCGGGCCAGAAGATCCTGACGCTGGATGAAGTCATCGACATCGCCGAGGGCAACCCCAAGCAAAAACCAGGGCTGTACATCGAGACCAAGGAGCCAAAGCTGTTTCCAGGCATCGAGCGTGACCTGAAGGACAAGCTGCAGGACCGTGGCTGGCTGAGCCCATCCGGCTCCAAGCTGGCCAAGCGCGCCCTCGGTGTAGGCCAGGGCAAAGGCAAGGTGGTCTTGCAGACCTTCGAGAAGAGCAGCCTGGAACTGCTGCACAAAGAGATGCCGAAGGTGCCGAAAATCCTGCTGCTATGGGTGGGCGAAGGCAACATCGAGCCCAGGTCCAAAGTGACGTTCGCCGAGTCCGGCGAAACCGACAAGGCTGCGTACTACGCCAAGCAGGAGCCCAAGGACAAGGCCGAGTTCGAGCAATGGGTCCGGTACGCCAAGGCCCACGGAGCCATCGGCACCGGTCCTTCGGCGGCGTTGACCCACGGCGGCAGCCAGAGTTATTCGGACCTGGTGAAACCGTGGATGAACCAGTACACCCATGATCAGGGTTTGCTGATACATGTCTACACTGTGGATGAGCCGGTGGATTTCACAAAAGTGTTGGATGCCGGCGTGGATGGTATTTTCACCAATCGGGCCAGTGAGTTGCTCAAGTACTTCAAGCGTCCCGTAACAGGCAGTGTGGCGCAACTATTGGAGAAGCACGGTTACTGA
- a CDS encoding DUF2025 family protein, translating to MRITSTLICQAADQLKGFVGLNRKTGQYIVRFSEDAFGMDVADDGIIPTSEFVWIPVADGTMALKRERIQLLLEQNIDDRINLTEPLRVYMARSDLPEIVAVRQLVEG from the coding sequence ATGCGCATCACTTCAACACTCATTTGCCAGGCCGCCGACCAGCTCAAGGGTTTTGTCGGCCTGAACCGCAAGACCGGCCAATACATCGTGCGATTCAGCGAAGACGCCTTCGGCATGGACGTGGCCGACGACGGCATCATCCCCACCAGTGAATTTGTCTGGATCCCCGTGGCAGACGGCACCATGGCCCTCAAGCGTGAGCGAATCCAGCTATTGCTGGAGCAGAATATCGACGATCGGATCAACCTTACCGAACCCCTACGGGTTTACATGGCCCGCAGCGATCTGCCGGAGATCGTGGCGGTGCGACAGTTGGTGGAGGGCTGA
- a CDS encoding CTP synthase produces the protein MEKQHALNIALIGDRNPTITAHRAIPLALELSGKQTGHAIRGHWLATSLITDTAVLEDFDGVWCVPGSPYQNEDGALHAIRFAREQRRPFLGTCGGFQHAVLEYARNVMGWADAVHGETSPEAERALLTPLSCALVETIDSLQFDADSLVAKAYGRETAFEGYHCRFGVNPQFEQDLLGEHLHAVARDSAGDLRAVELRDHPFFVATLFQPERAALEGRVPPLVSAFVQACARRMS, from the coding sequence ATGGAAAAACAGCATGCCTTGAACATCGCCCTGATCGGCGATCGTAACCCAACCATCACCGCGCACCGGGCGATCCCCCTCGCACTTGAGCTATCTGGCAAGCAAACCGGCCATGCCATTCGCGGTCACTGGCTGGCAACGTCGCTCATCACCGACACCGCCGTGCTGGAGGATTTCGACGGTGTCTGGTGTGTACCCGGCAGCCCCTATCAGAACGAAGACGGCGCCTTGCACGCCATTCGTTTTGCCCGTGAACAGCGTCGTCCGTTCCTGGGCACCTGCGGTGGCTTCCAGCATGCCGTGCTGGAATATGCTCGAAACGTGATGGGTTGGGCCGACGCCGTGCATGGCGAAACGTCTCCAGAGGCGGAACGGGCGCTGCTGACACCGCTGAGCTGTGCCTTGGTCGAAACCATCGACAGTCTTCAGTTCGATGCGGATTCCTTGGTTGCCAAGGCTTATGGCCGAGAAACCGCGTTCGAGGGCTATCACTGCCGCTTCGGGGTCAATCCACAGTTTGAACAAGACTTGCTGGGCGAACACTTGCACGCCGTGGCCCGGGATTCGGCCGGGGACCTGCGCGCAGTGGAACTGCGCGACCATCCGTTCTTTGTCGCAACGCTGTTCCAGCCTGAACGGGCCGCACTGGAAGGCCGCGTGCCGCCACTGGTCAGCGCGTTTGTCCAAGCCTGCGCGAGGCGAATGTCATGA
- a CDS encoding LysR family transcriptional regulator: MLIPGGHYRLAFTQSIWAFIQVINAAAHYRLDYPDLSLILALVRGGSLARAARLLQVDVSTVFRSVRRLEAALGLPLFEKSRSGYLPTSLAQALAEQAERAEQALEAARVGVEQGGEVISGTVRLTCSDSVLQALLLPALARFMPAYPALTLELSTSNDFANLSRRDADIALRLTRTPPEHLVGRNLGNVAYRVCAGATYLRSANADDLAALCWIAPDDFLPDHPTVAWRRQHLPGVMPAYRCNSMLSVTELVRAGLGVAALPDFLIDETKGLVPLGEPLEGYDTALWLLTRPDCRALRSVVTLFDELGRNLRWG; encoded by the coding sequence TTGTTGATTCCTGGTGGCCACTATAGATTGGCGTTCACGCAATCAATATGGGCGTTTATCCAGGTGATCAATGCAGCTGCGCACTATCGACTGGACTATCCCGATCTGTCGCTGATCTTGGCGCTGGTCCGTGGCGGCTCGCTGGCCCGGGCCGCTCGGCTGCTACAAGTGGATGTGTCTACGGTGTTTCGTTCGGTACGTCGGCTGGAGGCGGCCCTGGGCCTGCCCCTGTTCGAAAAAAGCCGCTCCGGGTATTTACCCACGAGCCTGGCCCAGGCGTTGGCCGAACAAGCCGAACGCGCCGAGCAGGCACTGGAGGCGGCGCGGGTGGGGGTGGAGCAGGGTGGCGAGGTGATCAGCGGGACGGTGCGCCTGACGTGCAGCGACTCAGTCCTGCAAGCATTGTTGCTGCCGGCGCTGGCGCGTTTCATGCCTGCTTATCCGGCATTGACCCTTGAGCTGAGCACCTCGAACGACTTCGCCAACCTGAGCCGTCGCGATGCCGACATCGCTTTGCGGCTGACTCGTACACCGCCGGAACACCTGGTCGGTCGCAACCTGGGCAACGTGGCCTACCGGGTCTGTGCTGGCGCCACGTACCTGCGCTCGGCGAATGCCGATGACCTGGCTGCCCTGTGCTGGATCGCGCCGGACGATTTCCTTCCGGATCATCCCACCGTAGCCTGGCGCCGCCAGCATTTGCCCGGCGTAATGCCCGCCTATCGCTGCAACAGCATGCTCTCGGTCACCGAGCTGGTGCGGGCCGGTCTTGGGGTTGCGGCGCTGCCGGACTTTCTGATCGACGAAACCAAGGGCCTGGTGCCCCTTGGCGAACCGCTGGAGGGATACGACACTGCATTGTGGCTCCTGACCCGACCGGATTGCCGAGCCTTGCGCTCGGTGGTGACCTTGTTCGATGAGCTTGGGCGCAATCTGCGCTGGGGTTGA
- a CDS encoding TetR/AcrR family transcriptional regulator, producing MTVPQRLTERKREAILQAAIAEFRSSGFEITSMDKIAATAGVSKRTVYNHFPSKEELFAEILNRLWNSITAEQDMPYSPQKPLREQLQALLQAKLHMLADENFLDLARIAIAATIHSPERAQDMVSRMGQREEGLTAWIRQAQADGRLKPVEPAFAAQQMHGLLKTFAFWPQVSMGQPSLTEEEQTQVIESALDMFLSRYQA from the coding sequence ATGACCGTACCGCAACGCCTTACCGAGCGAAAACGCGAAGCCATTCTCCAGGCCGCGATTGCTGAATTTCGTAGCAGCGGTTTTGAAATCACCAGCATGGACAAGATTGCAGCAACGGCAGGCGTGTCGAAGCGTACGGTGTACAACCACTTCCCGAGCAAAGAAGAACTGTTTGCCGAAATCCTGAATCGGTTATGGAACAGCATCACCGCTGAACAGGACATGCCCTACAGCCCGCAAAAGCCGCTACGGGAACAGCTGCAAGCGTTGCTGCAAGCAAAACTGCATATGCTGGCGGACGAGAACTTCCTCGACCTGGCGCGCATCGCCATCGCCGCAACCATTCATTCCCCTGAGCGAGCCCAGGACATGGTGTCGCGCATGGGCCAGCGTGAAGAAGGCCTGACGGCCTGGATTCGCCAGGCCCAGGCCGATGGCCGCTTGAAACCCGTGGAGCCGGCATTTGCCGCCCAACAAATGCATGGGCTGCTCAAGACATTTGCGTTCTGGCCGCAGGTTTCGATGGGGCAACCGAGCCTGACCGAGGAAGAGCAGACCCAAGTGATCGAATCGGCCCTCGACATGTTCCTGAGTCGTTATCAAGCCTGA
- a CDS encoding MBL fold metallo-hydrolase translates to MTHPSFSTANPSAPEPSRQDHGKYRNHAFTPREGFGTTLRIIWNMIFHKPRSTRPAGAIDVQPLTRAALLAAPNHSIFRLGHSTVLLKLRDKFWLTDPVFSERASPVQWAGPKRFHQPPISLKELPPIEAVILSHDHYDHLDHQAILKLADKTRHFLTPLGVGDTLVKWGVDASKVRQLDWWQGTEVDGIEFVATPSQHFSGRGLFDSNSTLWASWVMIDGATRIFFSGDTGYFEGFKRIGEQYGPFDLTLMETGAYNFDWPHVHMQPEQTLQAHIDLKGRWLLPIHNGTFDLAMHAWYEPFDRILALAWERNVCITTPQMGEAFTLTQPQRGRAWWVDVEPSAYQDQAGIA, encoded by the coding sequence ATGACCCATCCTTCTTTTTCGACCGCCAATCCGTCTGCCCCTGAGCCCTCGCGGCAAGACCACGGCAAATATCGCAATCACGCCTTCACACCGCGTGAAGGCTTTGGCACAACCCTGCGCATCATCTGGAATATGATCTTCCACAAGCCGCGTTCCACCCGCCCTGCAGGTGCTATCGACGTTCAGCCGCTGACGCGCGCCGCACTGCTGGCCGCGCCGAACCACAGCATCTTCCGCCTCGGCCATTCCACCGTGCTGCTCAAGCTGCGGGACAAATTCTGGCTCACCGACCCGGTGTTTTCCGAGCGCGCCTCACCCGTGCAATGGGCCGGCCCGAAGCGTTTCCATCAGCCACCCATCAGCCTGAAGGAATTGCCGCCGATCGAAGCGGTGATTCTTTCCCACGATCATTACGACCACCTCGACCATCAGGCCATTCTCAAGCTGGCGGACAAGACCCGCCACTTCCTGACGCCCCTGGGCGTGGGCGACACCCTGGTCAAGTGGGGCGTCGACGCCAGCAAGGTGCGCCAACTTGATTGGTGGCAAGGCACCGAGGTGGACGGTATCGAATTCGTCGCCACGCCCTCCCAGCATTTTTCCGGGCGAGGCCTGTTCGACAGCAACAGCACCTTGTGGGCCTCATGGGTCATGATCGACGGCGCCACGCGAATTTTCTTCAGCGGCGACACTGGTTACTTCGAAGGTTTCAAACGCATCGGCGAGCAATACGGCCCCTTCGACCTGACGCTGATGGAGACCGGCGCCTATAACTTCGATTGGCCCCATGTCCACATGCAACCGGAGCAGACCCTGCAGGCTCATATCGATCTGAAGGGGCGTTGGCTGCTACCAATCCACAACGGCACGTTCGACCTGGCGATGCATGCCTGGTATGAGCCCTTCGATCGCATCCTGGCCCTGGCCTGGGAGCGCAACGTTTGCATCACCACACCGCAAATGGGCGAAGCATTCACCCTGACGCAGCCGCAACGTGGCCGCGCCTGGTGGGTGGACGTGGAACCCTCGGCCTATCAGGACCAGGCCGGCATCGCCTAG
- a CDS encoding helix-turn-helix domain-containing protein, translated as MASLAIKTTLERIAVYQFTPAHSAQARAMLGWSVEELSRQSGVSVQAIRRFEAGGELLDVTRLALAFRLEAEGLVFFPGFAPGRGMNIKGATPDPMGRSDYAMIE; from the coding sequence ATGGCCTCTCTCGCAATCAAAACTACCTTGGAACGCATCGCTGTCTATCAATTCACCCCCGCCCACAGTGCACAGGCGCGAGCCATGCTGGGCTGGAGCGTCGAGGAGCTGTCTCGACAATCCGGCGTCTCGGTCCAGGCCATCCGTCGCTTCGAGGCCGGTGGCGAGCTGCTCGATGTAACCCGCCTGGCCCTGGCGTTCCGCCTGGAGGCCGAGGGCTTGGTGTTCTTCCCGGGCTTCGCACCGGGGCGCGGCATGAACATCAAGGGCGCGACGCCAGACCCGATGGGGCGCTCCGATTACGCAATGATCGAATAA
- a CDS encoding AraC family transcriptional regulator: MRNSSIDLLDATPRAVVAIGTDYAHGQVLPLHRHRRAQLLYGATGVMQVSTADGNWVVPPQRAVWIPAGVDHEVLMLGVSTRSLYIEPAAVPAMDTRCQVINVSPLMRQLLMEAVELAPDYDEAGRDGALIDLLLHELLRSAHLPLHLPLPKDPRLLSLCQAFLEHPDAHASPVEWAGLLHISLRSFNRLFGRQTALSFSQWRQQACVMSALARLADGDSVTRIALDLGYDSPAAFSTMFRRVLGHAPSVWLEKTAGH, encoded by the coding sequence ATGCGCAACAGTTCGATCGATTTATTGGATGCGACACCCAGGGCCGTCGTTGCCATCGGCACCGATTACGCTCACGGGCAAGTATTGCCGTTGCATCGCCATCGCCGCGCGCAGTTGCTCTACGGTGCCACCGGGGTCATGCAGGTGAGCACGGCGGATGGCAATTGGGTGGTGCCGCCGCAACGGGCGGTGTGGATTCCGGCGGGGGTCGATCATGAAGTGCTGATGCTGGGCGTGAGCACCCGCAGCCTGTACATCGAACCGGCCGCGGTACCGGCCATGGACACGCGGTGCCAGGTCATCAACGTGTCGCCCCTGATGCGCCAGTTGCTGATGGAAGCCGTGGAGCTTGCGCCGGACTACGATGAGGCAGGACGTGATGGTGCGTTGATCGATCTGCTGTTGCACGAGCTGCTGCGCAGCGCCCACTTGCCACTGCACCTTCCGCTGCCCAAGGATCCTCGCCTGCTCAGCCTGTGCCAGGCGTTCCTGGAACACCCCGACGCCCACGCCTCGCCCGTGGAATGGGCGGGGCTATTGCATATCAGCCTGCGTTCATTCAATCGCCTGTTCGGCCGGCAGACCGCGCTGAGTTTCAGCCAGTGGCGACAACAGGCTTGCGTGATGTCGGCGTTGGCCCGCCTGGCCGATGGGGATTCGGTGACACGCATAGCCCTGGATCTGGGCTATGACAGTCCCGCTGCGTTCTCCACCATGTTCCGTCGGGTATTGGGCCATGCCCCAAGTGTCTGGCTGGAGAAGACCGCCGGTCATTGA
- a CDS encoding sulfite exporter TauE/SafE family protein — MFYVLLACFGCLSGITAVLFGFGGGFVVVPLLYRMLTASHGAGEPIGQSAMHIAVATSTCVMIVSALIATVKHHRAGNLIRHYVWPLGGFIGLGALVGAVAAMWASSEVIRYAFIVYLGVTILDCLFRRGFLTQSDAVIPRRLSRAEVSAGGISIGAIATFLGVGGSVMTVPLLRRCGLNMSRATSMANPLSLPVAVTGTLTYMALAGFIEFDLGPWFVGYVDLMAFAVLTLGALVGIRLATPWIGRIPDRLHAWVYVGLLLVVMGGMSLG, encoded by the coding sequence ATGTTTTATGTACTGCTCGCCTGTTTCGGCTGCCTGAGTGGCATCACCGCCGTGCTGTTCGGCTTCGGCGGCGGATTCGTCGTGGTGCCCTTGCTGTACCGCATGTTGACCGCCAGCCACGGTGCCGGCGAGCCCATCGGCCAATCGGCGATGCACATTGCCGTGGCCACTTCGACCTGCGTCATGATCGTCAGCGCGCTGATCGCCACCGTGAAGCATCACCGCGCCGGCAACCTCATTCGCCATTATGTGTGGCCGTTGGGCGGTTTCATCGGCCTGGGGGCACTCGTCGGCGCCGTTGCCGCGATGTGGGCGAGCAGCGAAGTGATTCGCTACGCGTTCATCGTTTATCTGGGCGTGACCATTCTGGACTGCTTGTTCAGACGCGGTTTTCTGACACAGTCTGACGCTGTGATCCCACGGCGACTGAGCAGGGCAGAGGTCTCGGCAGGCGGGATCAGCATCGGTGCCATCGCCACTTTCCTGGGCGTGGGTGGCAGTGTCATGACGGTGCCGTTATTACGCCGTTGCGGGCTGAACATGTCGCGCGCCACGTCCATGGCTAACCCGCTGAGTTTGCCGGTTGCGGTGACCGGGACGCTGACTTACATGGCCCTGGCCGGGTTTATCGAATTTGATTTGGGGCCGTGGTTTGTCGGTTACGTCGACTTGATGGCTTTCGCTGTGCTCACACTCGGCGCGTTAGTGGGGATTCGTCTGGCAACGCCGTGGATCGGGCGGATACCCGATCGGTTGCATGCGTGGGTGTATGTGGGGTTATTGCTGGTGGTAATGGGCGGAATGTCGCTGGGATAG